Genomic window (Rhinatrema bivittatum chromosome 9, aRhiBiv1.1, whole genome shotgun sequence):
gcatctgtaaacacagcctaagatatGAAGATTGCCCTgagcagcaagattttaacagaataaaggattatctaaagagtgatggtaaatgggccccaacttGGAGAACTGGTCAGGGTAATTTAGGGATActctatcatgctgttgacatgacaacctatgtaaatgatactccaggtggtcacacaacttaagaatttctgacctagtactgtattgtattttacctagaaaagaaggatcagttcatgttcACAGCCGAGATACTGGTTGGTCAGTTTGCCAGAGAACTGGCAGCCAGCTGCTCCCAggaatacttatattgctcaataaaaaattatacttttgtGAACGTAGAGAGGCGCCATCTGTCCTGCCTcgcatttttattttgatttgaatTGGTAAGTGggcaaaacaattttttaatgaGATAGTTTaagctcctccctcccctccccctgcgtGTTTGGTGCATAACACTCCCGACAAAGTTTCTCaaaacatggtccgtgtcgggggCCCGTGAAGGCTTGTTCTAAGATATCTCAATGTGATTTGATGAATATCATTAAATTATATATGAACAGCAAATGTTCTGGTCGTATCAAGCTTATTGCCAAATCTTTGTGCCTCTCCTATTTGGATTATTGATTTGGCTCTCCACCCTTGTTGCTTGTACATTCGTGTTCATCACATGAAGTATCCCCAAGTATTGGATTGACCATTGACAAGGAGAGTTTTTTGTAATTCTTTATATATACACTttataatgataaaaaaaaaaaccaagaaaccTTGACTTACGTCAAGTAGCTGTGATTGCAAccattgcaaaagaaaaaaaaaaaaagaaagaaatataacaagaagaaaaagaaaagagtcaTATCATCCACGTAGACCAAATAAAGGGGGTGGTgcaaaaagatagaaaaatataataggaaaataggaaaaacaatACAGATAAATCTAACATAAAGTTCTCAAGTAATGTTTTAACTAATCTCAGCTTTCAAAGGGGAGGGATCCCTGGCCCGAAGGAAGCCCTCTAATTGAGCAAGAAAAAAACATACCTAGTACCATTGAGATTAACCTGACACTTACATGGATACTGAAACATAAAAGATGCTCCTAGAGCAGGTActctctggtttgtttttttcattaggAAAGATTATATCACAATTGAGTCATCCTGGTAACATCCGGAAATAAAGAACACCAACCTACCAagaaagagaaattatttttaagtttaaatttttttttcattgttcagACCTTATCGGCTTCTGAAAAAGAGGAAACCAAGAGAATAACTATGGGATCCACAACTATCTGGGACTCCTGAGAGAGTTCAGAAGGGTCCTGAGAAAGATAGGGTACAGCCCTCTTGACCTTGTCCTTCATTCCCCCTGGTAGAAAGGTAGAAAACGTTAGCAATCTGGGGTATTCATTCAGAGGAACTTTTTAATATATTGCCGTACAATCTCATTAGCCTATCCTGAGGGGAAACCATAGCAGCTTTGGGACAATGTAAAATATGCAAATGATTTTCAAAATTCTCAAGTCTTCAATGTAAATAATCTTCATCTTTGATCAAAGCTAGCTCCTCCTCCTAGTCAGGGAGCGTCTCATTGCACGTTCATTCCTAGTCGGCTGGCCACAGTCACAGGCCAGTCTTTTCCAGCATTCGTATTCTACGCACGCTGCCGGGGTGCATCAATGCCTTCTGTCTATGGTGAAGCTCATTTGCTATCTGTTTGTCCGTGTACCCTGTCTCTCTCCATGTAAGGCTCCCTCATCATTCCTGGGCTTAACACTTACATTTGCAGAGTACAAAACAAGCAGCAAGCcgattttctgaaaccatgtgcTCCCGTTCCCCTCTTTATTTTGTCATGGGTTTTCTTTCAGATGGTTTTCCTCTATGACCATTTTTTATTATGCTGCATCCTTCCAGAATGCTCCTTTGCTACGTTAACAAAGTGCTCATAGTCCACAAATTCCGCCGAACAACACAGCTGGGCTCCACATTGTGGCTTTACAGGAGGTGAGACTTACTTGAGCTATGAACCTAGAAATGACCCGAATGCGACAGCTGTTGAAGGAGGAAATGAACAAGAGACATTTGCTCTGTGAATATTTCATTCAGAATTTGGTGCTGGCTTGAGTACTTGATCCCATTAAACCTCTTTGAAAGCAGCAGGGCCCCAgactcacagctcctgcagtgaAAGTCCTCCCACTAAAGCTTAATCTTGCCTTTAAAGCCAAAACACCAGAGTCAAAAACAACAGTCCTAAATTAGTAAAAAGATCCGACTCCTGCTGAACTAACTGGAAACTAAGAAATGGTGAACAGGCTATCCTTCTCCCACCTCATCACCCTCATCTCAAATAATTGGGCCCATGGCAATGCATTTTTGTTATAAGACACAGGCTGTAACCCTGGGACTGAGGGTAAAGGAGTCAAAGGCTGTAACCCTGGGACTGAGGGTAAAGGGAGACACAGGCTGTAACCCTGGGACTGAGGGTAAAGGAGACACAGGCTGTAACCCTGGGACTGAGGGTAAAGGGAGACACAGGCTGTAACCCTGGGACTGAGGGTAAAGGAGACACAGGCTGTAACCCTGGGACTGAGGGTAAAGGGAGACACAGGCTGTAACCCTGGGACTGAGGGTAAAGGGAGACACAGGCTGTAACCCTGGGACTAAGGGTAAAGGAGACACAGGCTGTAACCCTGGGACTGAGGGTAAAGGAGACACAGGCTGTAACCCTGGGACTGAGGGTAAAGGGAGACACAGGCTGTAACCCTGGGACTGAGGGTAAAGGAGACACAGGTTGTAACCCTGGGACTGAGGGTAAAGGAGACACAGACTGTAACCCTGGGACTAAAGGTAAAGGAGACACAGGCTGTAACCCTGGGACTAAAGGTAAAGGAGACACAGGCTGTAACCCTGGGACTGAGGGTAAAGGAGACACAGGCTGTAACCCTGGGACTGAGGGTAAAGGGAGACACAGGCTGTAACCCTGGGACTGAGGGTAAAGGAGACACAGGCTGTAACCCTGGGACTAAAGGTAAAGGAGACACAGGCTGTAACCCTGGGACTGAGGGTAAAGGGAGACACAGGCTGTAACCCTGGGACTGAGGGTAAAGGAGACACAGGCTGTAACCCTGGGACTGAGGGTAAAGGAGACACAGGCTGTAACCCTGGGACTAAAGGTAAAGGAGACACAGGCTGTAACCCTGGGACTGAGGGTAAAGGAGACACAGGCTGTAACCCTGGGACTGAGGGTAAAGGGAGACACAGGCTGTAACCCTGGGACTGAGAGTAAAGGAGACACAGGCTGTAACCCTGGGACTGAGGGTAAAGGGAGACACAGGCTGTAACCCTGGGACTGAGGGTAAAGGAGACACAGGCTGTAACCCTGGGACTGAGGGTAAAGGGAGACACAGGCTGTAACCCTGGGTCTAAGGGTAAAGGAGACACAGGCTGTAACCCTGGGACTAAGGGTAAAGGAGACACAGGCTGTAACCCTGGGACTAAGGGTAAAGGAGACACAGGTTGTAACCCTGGGACTGAGGGTAAAGGAGACACAGGCTGTAACCCTGGGACTGAGGGTAAAGGAGACACAGGCTGTAACCCTGGGACTAAGGGTAAAGGGAGACACAGGCTGTAACCCTGGGACTAAGGGTAAAGGGAGACACAGGCTGTAACCCTGGGACTAAGGGTAAAGGGAGACACAGGCTGTAACCCTGGGACTGAGGGTAAAGGGAGACACAGGCTGTAACCCTGGGACTGAGGGTAAAGGAGACACAGGCTGTAACCCTGGGACTGAGGGTAAAGGAGACACAGGCTGTAACCCTGGGACTAAAGGTAAAGGAGACACAGGCTGTAACCCTGGGACTAAAGGTATAGGAGACACAGGCTGTAACCCTGGGACTAAAGGTAAAGGAGACACAGGCTATACCCCTGGAACTGAGGGTAAAGGAGACACAGGCTGTAACCCTGGGACTAAAGGTAAAGGAGACACAGGCTGTAACCCTGGGACTGAGGGTAAAGGGAGACACAGGCTGTAACCCTGGGTCTAAGGGTAAAGGAGACACAGGCTGTAACCCTGGGACTAAGGGTAAAGGAGACACAGGTTGTAACCCTGGGACTGAGGGTAAAGGAGACACAGGCTGTAACCCTGGGACTGAGGGTAAAGGAGACACAGGCTGTAACCCTGGGACTGAGGGTAAAGGAGACACAGGCTGTAACCCTGGGACTGAGGGTAAAGGGAGACACAGGCTGTAACCCTGGGACTGAGGGTAAAGGGAGACACAGGCTGTAACCCTGGGATTAAGGGATAAAAGGAGACACAGGCTGTAACCCTGGGACTAAGGGTAAAGGAGACACAGGCTGTAACCCTGGGATTAAGGGATAAAAGTAGACACAGGCTGTAACCCTGGGACTAAGGGTAAAGGAGACACAGGCTGTAACCCTGGGACTAAGGGTAAAGGAGACACAGGCTGTAACCCTGGGATTAAGGGATAAAAGGAGACACAGGCTGTAACCCTGGGACTAAGGGTAAAGGAGACACAGGCTGTAACCCTGGGATTAAGGGATAAAAGGAGACACAGGCTGTAACCCTGAGACTAAGGGTAAAGGAGACACAGACTGTAACCTTGGGATTAAGGGATAAAAGGAGACACAGACTGTAATCCTGGTATTAAGGCATAAAAGGAGACATAGGCTGGAACGCAGGGACTGAGGGTAAAAGAGACACAGAATATAACCCTAGGACTGAGGGATAAAAGGAGACACAGGCTGTAGGTAATTCTGGCTAGGAAGGATACATTTTAATGCACTTGTAAATTGCAGTACTGCATCTGCAGAGATAGTAAGGTTACATATGACAATCTGTCTTTTCAGTTGATCCATTCTATTTCAGGGTTTATATTTACAAAGGAAATGTTTTCCAGCATCACAGGCAGAGCCCTTCCACTTCTTAAAACCTAAAAAGCAAGAATGATAGAAACAAATTTACATATTTTAGAGTTCATCCTGCAGTCTTCCAACTGTTTAGAGGTGTTCTCCCTGGTCCACCTGAGGGTTAGGACCAGATATTATATTCTTGTGGCTGTATTTGCGGGGAGAAGGGCTACCAGTTCCACTCTAACTGCAGTTGTATGAGGTGATGGGAGGGAGATGGTTCTGGTTCCACACGGCGGGCAGAATTTGGATATCCTATTCCTGAGGTATAGTCGTAGCTGGGCCTCGGAGGCTAGTGTCTCCTCACTTTTGGCTCAGGCCCCCCACCCTTAGCAGCAGGGCCGTGTCTCATCTGAGTCAGCCCCTTAAAGATGCAAGAGTTAGCAGGACCGGAGGCcttggaatcactgccagtccatgatccTCTGCGCCTTTAAGGAGGCGAACCTGAATGGGACATACCACTGCCCTTCCGCTAGACATGTAAAAGTTTGAGCCTATCAAAGTCTTTGTCTGCTTTTGGCAGATATTAATTATTTATAACTCCTTCAAAACTCAGGAATGCCTGGACTggtggaagcctatttacataatcTCTCAGGCTGCAGAAGAGCAATTTAACCTTTGTGTATAGTAGTTGCCTTAAGcacagagggagagtgagaagcagcagaGACAGAGCAGGGAGATGGCAAAGAGACAGGAGATACAGAatgttgccagaaattaaagggGTCTGTAGCTACTGCCATGAAGACGCATATAGGATGGGGGAAAGTGGTGGGGGCAGCCCACAGTGCCCAGCCGTGCTAGCCTTGGTGCTTTCTCCCCCACAGTTCTGGTCACATCACTACTATATTCTTCTGGTCGTAGAGAGGAAACTCCCCGTTCCCCACGGAGGGCAGGAACCAAATACAATTCTCTTCCAGCTGTATAGCCGGGACTCTGATCCAGCTCTATAGAGAGGGGTCCACTGTTTTGTTTCGGACTTGGTGTTGCTGGCTCAGTGAggtccaccatttttttttttttgtgtgtgcattttCTCTTTGCTCGTGCTTTAACATTATAACGCTACCGAAACCTGTTCCATGCTCACCAGATCCACTTGTAAGCACCACGCAGTGTCCTCCCTTTTCGGAATTTATGGATTCCCTTTTCTTCCAGGCTTTATAGTTATATAAGGATCCGTCATTCCATTTCCATCGCTGATTCTGCAGAGACAGGGAGAGACACCCTGGTCAATGTACACAATGGGCACAGACAGCAAGAGATACCCAGGTAGAACTGATTTTCAATGTAGATAAGATGGGGTTTAGAGATGCCATATGCTAATGGGCAAGGAACGGGCTGAACGGGAAGCAACCAAGTGGAATAAGTTTCAGGGCTTGCTGGTATTGAATTATTTTATCAAGAATGTGGAATAGGGTCACTAACTGTCAAATAAGTTTGCTGACCctgtaaaaagaaacaaacactgTCATGTCAATAATAAATCATTTCATATGCTTCAAATCAGGATGAGTGACGGGACCTGCCTCCAGTGCCGTGGGCGCAGACTCTGAGATTCCGCAGAAGTCGGGAGTCAGGGGTTACATCACGGTGCATTAAATAGGGCCGAATTTCAGAGTATGGTGCCCATAGGAAGAGGAATAATTACAACTCAACAAAAAGACAAATATAGTCCCATAAATGATAAGcaaatcaagcaaaaaaaaaaaaaaggacaaaaaaaaatcaaataataaatattagGCTCTGCAAACAAAATTCAATGTGTATCAATGGTGAAGAGCTaggggtgtcagcaagcctgacggtgTGCCCTGGAGCATACGGACCACccggtcttatcaatcattcACCCTGAAAAACTCTAAACAACATAAATAAgtggtatattttttttttatttaatttttttcaaacaaataaaatgaaagttcTTTAAAGCAAATAaactggaaatttaaaaaagtcaTTAATCACAAATGGAATTGGTAAAGAGCCCTAATGCCAAGGGCTTGACTGCCCATAGGAAGAGGATTAGGAGAAAGGGGGCTTTTGCACCTAGAAATCAAAGAACAGCGGGAGGAGTGTCTCAGTTTGTGGGGCCCTTCCGAATTTGGCTCCCCGAGCCCTTGCCTGGCCCTAAATTCGACCCTGGCATGAAGAGATGGATATCGGCATAATGTGCACCCAATGGCAATGGTAGAACGTGTGTCTGTGACAAAGTTAGCTTGGCATCAGAACTCTGGCAGATGGTCACTAAGTAAACATTGGGAAGGGCTTGGCACTTTGATCTGAAGGTAGAAATTCGAAGCATTATTATTGTTTTTCCAGGTGATACCAAACCACTGAGCTTGTGaaccctctgggaacagggaaacacctgaatgtaatctgctttagaAATGTCATGAAAGGCGGAATATCAATCaagtactaaataaatactgtaaatacACTGCATATTTAGCCGTTCATAAACTGCAAAGAAACGTACAAATTgaaggaaaattattttccattgaTATCTCACCCAACCCAGATTGCAAATAATTTAACCTAATACTCCTCCTGGACATTGGAGAAGCAGTAGTGAAGATCTTATATCAGTATGAGGTGCTGAAGTACCTGGGATTTTTCTGTTGAGTTTGCCAGTTAAATATCTACAGTCACTAAATAAAAGATTTATCAGCCATCTCTTGGTGGCAGCTGACTGTACCGTGGCAGCCCCCTGCATTCAGTGACTGGACCACGAGTATGCGGGACGTTTTGACCAGTGATGTCTGGCAGAAGTGATCGTGACGAAGACTTTGGGGAAAGCCAGATTATCTACAGGTGGAGTCAACATTCACGTTCCGAGCACGGGCAAAGACCAGGCTTTACTGGAGCATGGGGACAGTATTACAAACAGCTACAGGTCAAAGTCCGGCCTCACCTTCTCAGGGTCGTGGAGTCCCACCCAAACACCGATCTTCGTCTGGTAAGCAGAGATACTGCTGGCAACGATGCTGGCCTCTGCATCGTCAAGGATGGAGGTGAGATGGGCTCCGTGCCCATAACTGTGGCACTCAAACTGCAGGATTAAAGAAAGAAAACCCAGATTCATGGGCTCCTCTGTTCTGACATGGCGCATTTcacttcctgtttccagaattttctgttatttttgcACTCTGGCGCTCACACTGACACTGGCTTCTTAGCAGGCTGCTGACTCAACCTCAGAATTAACTGAAAGTTGATGTTGGATATGAGCTCCTGGGGCCACAGAGATCACAGACACAGACGTGACTAGAATTCTGCACTACCCTTACCTGATAGTGGAACAAACAACAAGCAAACTTTGGCAGCTATTTTATTTCTAAACAACATTTGGGAGACTCCTGTAGCAACGCATTGTAACTTGCACATTGAACACAACAGTGAAGTCAGAGGGGTCGTGGCTATAAGAGGGAGGAAACAGTGTTATGATGGAGTAATACCACTGCCAGGCTTTATATACAACTTTCAGGaatttcctttcccctcccctgaaATTTGGCAGAGAAGACCACAATACCGATCCCGCACAATCTACccaattttagaaaaaaactgattcAATATTCTTTGAGCTAGATAAGGGAGCAATATATAAAATGGCAGACCAATTTTAAGACACCTTGTTGTTTGTGTTTGCTGCAACGCTGCTCGTGGGCGTGGAttgagtgccagagggtcctGGATGTGGCTCCCCAACGGTGATCCTCATGCTGAATTGGGTACTTTTGTCTCTGGAGCAGTCAGAAACCTATATATACTCTTGAAATAACAAAATATCGTGTTCCTCCACTACACTAACCGCATTTATCTTCCGGTGTGTACTAGGAGTGCTCCCTCAGTGTTTATTCGTGGTAACTAACAGGAACTGGGCTAGCTGATTgtggaaaacaaaagataattaaatatcCTTATTCTAGCTAGCACAGAGGAATTAAATTCAGATGCTCGCTCGTGCATGGTGAGGATTATTTTCACACTTTCTTTCACTCTCCTCTCACACTGTTACCACAGTGCACTGAATAAAGGTTCAGGAGCTCATCAATAGGTAGACATCACCAGTGgctgtatatttatatatgtcaTTTGAGAAGGTGCCACCAAGTATCGTAATATTGGGGATGTTATAAGTATTAAAGCACTGTTATCTGTACTTCTGTGTACTCTGCTTATATTCGCACACTGGTGCAGAGGGATGACTTTCcacataagaaaaataataaaatggctcCTTTCACTTTAGCAGCAGCTCTGCTGTTTGtcacccctttcttttcttttaactttctcAGTGGGTTCGGTTATCAGCTTTGCTATAATCCAGTCTGACTCTCACTGCAGCACCCCACTATAGTGAACTGGACCTTCTCCTGGGGCAGACTCTGGTTCTCCTAGATCAGTTCCGTTGGAGAGAACTTCCTTCTTTAGAAGATGTGTGTATTCTCCTATATTATGAGAGCTGTAGCCCTCTCCTTGTTAGAGAAAGCCAAGATCACTTATAGTTCTTAAAAGCAAGCCATAACAGTGgcatctactagagatgtgaatcgtgtgatcgatcgtcttaacgatcgatttcggctggtggggggagggaatcggatcgttgcagttttgtttttttaaatatcgtgtaaatcgtaaatcgggggagggcgggaaaaccggcacactaaaacatccctaaaacccaccccgaccctttaaaataaatcccccaccctcccgaacctccccaaaatgtcttaaattacctggggtccaatgggggggtcccgttgtgatcttccactctcgggccatgggtgcgttgatagaaatggcgccggcgctacctttgccctgtcatatgacagggcaaaggtagcgccggcgccattttggttcctgtcccccgacgtcaccagcgtaggagatcgctcccggaccccccctggacccccagggacttttggccagcttgggggggccttctgacccccacaagacttgccaaaagtccagcgggggtccgggaacgacctcctacactcgaatcgtgttgccgtaatgaaaaatggcgccggccatttgcaatacggcaatattgccatatggccatattgcaaaatggcgccggccatacgcgctcagggcttttaaaatccggccctttgtttccccaccctaactctACTCCTGATATTCAAAAGTCACTGAATGCTACTCAGTCAGATAAGTagcgacttatccagctaagaggcacttgctgaatatccggctatgctACGCCTAGCAGCAGACACTTGGCCAGataagccacttatctggctaagtagttagctggataagttaagagtgggcagtgggcagatcaggTGGTGctgcttatctggttaacttgaccagataagtgccaatatttggACTTCTCgggttaagttaaccggataagttagatctgccatacagcaggtctaacttaaccgaagaaaacttatctggctaagaagtgCCGAATACAGGGagattcagcagcatagccgtgatGCTGACTATCTCATGTAAGTTAGTGggataagtcttatctgtctaacttacatagacagataagtttgaatattgggcacccactttttaggcctctaaatttaggatcctaatgaaactagtaaattttcaaaaaggtcaaTTTAGATGCCTAACCCCAAAAGATAGGAGTCaaaaaccctt
Coding sequences:
- the LOC115098965 gene encoding regenerating islet-derived protein 4-like, producing MVPFTSFILFFLGCLIGLPLVEGTSVRSSCPPGWFFYRSHCYGYIRQKKPWAEAEFECHSYGHGAHLTSILDDAEASIVASSISAYQTKIGVWVGLHDPEKNQRWKWNDGSLYNYKAWKKRESINSEKGGHCVVLTSGSGFKKWKGSACDAGKHFLCKYKP